The DNA segment atttttttttatttttcaaaaacaatttctcttaataacattaaaatgagaagttaaaaagtagtggagagagaaagtgggaagtaggTACTAGAGAGAGTGGAAAATAGGATATGTGggttatgtgtagtggagaatcataaaatctgtttcttaaataaattttaataaaaaaaatatcagtttaaatcagaaaagtaaCGTATCAAATCTTCAATCTCCTGCTAAAGTGGTccacaaaatattaattttttttatttaacagagagaagatctttaaaatagaaaagtaaCTAATCAATCTCCTCACTCTCCCCACTTTCTCCATTCTCTCCACTCtccagttaaataataacaaataaaataaattttaaaattaaaaaaatattttattaatttttaaaattataaaatgtccaaataaccaaaataaattaatacaataaattattaagtaagaataaaatggaaaaatattaagagcagttaagaggggaataagaaatgacacaatgaccataatacaataataaaattaaatattaatataaggataaaatagaaaaaaaaattaagaacagaggggaatcccctttatatacaGGTATaggtaaataatattttaaaaaatcttttattatattaataaaaattcaatttttactatttcattcctttcttctttcatgTAAACAACTTCTTCAGTTCTCATTAATTTTTATccattttaatgatttttttaatttatattttactaacaacaattttaatattattattttttactttatttttcataaaataaacttCTCTCTTCTTTACCATACCAAATACGATTCTCTTCTCCGAACTTCCTATGccctaattaaatatcaaattaaacaTCACATCCTTTTTACCTTTCCCCAACGTCGCAGTTCTCACAGTTCAGCCGCACGTTTCCAAGTCCCAACCAACGCCCCCTCCACCCCTCTCGGCCACCGGGCCATCAAGAAAGGAAGCCACCGCCGTCTGTCACTTGGTCAGGACGCTCCCACCGTCACGACCCCACCGCTCACAGCCACTCTGACCGTaagttttagaaaataaattctcGGCTGCTTGCTTGTTCTTCTGTAGTTGCTGCAGCTTGTAGGTTGTTCGCGTACAGAAGCAAGATTTcagaaattattaattttttgttttttagtaTATTAGAGTTTCCGTGTTCATGGAAAGGAGTCGTAAGCTGCATTTCTATATTACATTTTGTTTAACTATCGTTGGCTGAGCTTTTTTTGGCCTTATATTATAGCTGGCTACTTGCGTTATCTATGTGAGTTTTATGTAAGTTGATGATCTGCTTTGACCTATTCTGATTACTCATAAGAATATAGTAGTCTTATTCACATTTGTTTCTGACGTACTGGGATTAGATATAGCAGGGTCATGGAATCTTTGCCTTTTTATTAAGAGTTTGAAATTCTAATTGATTAccttttcataatttttttttggatttcgTTTAATTTGTTTTTGGGATAATCCTGATCACTGTCCGCTTGCTCCCTTGCAGCACATATGAGTATCACTAGACAGCGTACCCTTGGTGGCGGGGGTCATGTATTGGATTACTTgaagcgcatgcaggcagaaaatccttctttcttttatGCAGTCCAGGATGACAATGATCTCTCATGTGGTAATATATTTTGGGCTGATGCCGCATCTAGAACAAACTACTCTTATTTTGGAGATGCTGTTATATTGGACACAACGTACAAGACTAACCGATACAGGGTGCCATTTGCCTCTTTCACTGGGTTGAATCATCATGGGCAACCTGTGTTATTTGGTTGTGCATTGATTCTCAATGAATCTGAGTTATCATTTATATGGCTATTCAGGACTTGGCTTCATGCCATGTCTGGCCGTCACCCTGCCTCCATCACAACAGATTTTGACCCTTCAATACATGTTATTGTTGCCCAAGTTCTCCCTTCAACTCGCCACCGGTTTAGTAAATGGAGCATATTTAGAGAAACCAGAGGCAAACTAGCTCATTTATGCCAATCACATCCTGCTTTTGAAACTGAATTCAAGAAATGCATTCATGAGAGTGAGACTACTGATGAGTTTGACTCTTATTGGCATTCACTCTTGGAAAGATTCTGTGTCATGGATAATGAATGGCTTCAGTCAATGTACAATGCACGACAACATTGGGTTCCTGTCTACTTGCGGGACAGTTTCTTTGGAGAGATTTCTTCGAATGAGGGAAATGAatgtttgaattttttctttGATGGATATGTGAATTCATCCACCACGCTACTGGGGTTGGTTAGACAATACGAGAAAGCTGTATCAAATTGGCATGAAAGAGAATTAAAAGCAGATTATGAGACTACTAATAGTAGTCCAGTATTGAAAACACCATCTCCTATGGAAAAACAAGCTGCGAATCTTTACACGAGAAAGATGTTCATGAAATTCCAGGAGGAGTTAGTAGAGACTCTTGCAAATCCTGCTACAAAAATTGATGATTCAGGAACCATCACTACGTATAGAGTTGCCAAATTTGGGGAAAACCAAAAATCTCATGTCGTCACTTTTAATTCTTTCGAGACAAAAGCTAGTTGCAGTTGTCTGATGTTTGAATATTCAGGAATTATTTGTAGGCATATATTGACAGTCTTCAGAGCTAAAAATGTTCTCACTCTTCCACCTCAGTATTTATTGAAACGCTGGACAAGGAATGCTAAAACTGGTACATTGTTAGAAGAACATGCATCTGAATTGCCGAGTAGTTCACGAGAGTCTGTGACAGTTCGTTATAACAATTTGCGTCAAGAAGCAGTCAAATATGTGGAAGAAGGGGCAAAATCAATCCAAATCTACCATGTTGCCATGAGAGCTTTGCAAGAAGCTGCTAATAAGGTTTGCACTGTAAAAAATCAGATTACTGGAACTGCAGAGGGAGCAACAGTAACCAATGGAAGCAGGGGTGATTTGCTTGCAGCAGATGAAGATGTTGCAAGTTATCAATCTGTGGTTAGTTTCTTTGAACTTATGATTTTTTCCTCAGATAAAAAACTCATTGCGTTCTCACTAGAATAATTATGTACACAAAATCAAACTACATGAAATACTTAAGTTCATACAATCACAAAACATAAATATCACTAAGTTTTTGGCTCCAAACTCTAACTATATCATCTTCGACATCATCATCTTCTCATATGATAAGTGTGCATCATCAACATtagtataaaaatttatattatcaaAATCGAATGCATCTAGAATTGAATCAGTTAAACTTGGTCTAACTATGTCAACATTTCCACCATCACCTTCATTTTGAACTTGCTCAAGATCAACATTATCTCCATCTTTAATTATCCATTCATTAGTAAGTAGACTCAATATTATCAAATGGGAGAGCAACAATTTTtctaatttgtttatttttgagCTTCAAGTTATACATGACAATGACATAAACCAAgtaatttatctttttatgaTGCAAACGGTTTCTTGTTTTTGTATGaatctataaataaatatggattttaaaaaactatgtaaaccaaataaagaaaattaaaaaccaCAAAGAACTTGACAGACTTGAATTACCATTTCAAATAAGCTCTAATTACGCTCACACCCAAAAGAACTTCAAGTCAAGCTCAAAACTCAAATAGCAAATCCCTTCAACTTTGGAGTTCCATCCCCAATTATCTCCTTCCATTTTCTAGGAAACATAGCTTTCCTACAATCTTTTGGATTTTCCATAGCGAAAAGTCCTTTAGCACAATGAAAATTAATAAgttgcaaattaatttttttcctttcagcGACATCCTTGACcaatcttctcatgcatatatacAACCCTTCTTTTACGTTAGGATCATCATTTCTAAAATTAGGTTCATAGAGCAAGTAAGGGTTAAGGTAATATGCAACAACATGCAAAAGCCTATGAAGTTGATTATCCCACTTCTTTTTATAAGTATGAAAATATCAATGATGCAATGTTAGTAATAATTAcacaaataaataatgaaattttaaaagtgAGAAGGCTTAGAAAATTTAccttttcttaatattattattgaatttGTCCTTCTATTTTGCACAATCCCTTGCCTCGTATATGAAACCCATTGCGGGTTTTATATCTAAATCCACTGGTTGAAGGTTGACCATCAGAGGGGCAACAACTTTGAGGCAAGTGGTTACATTCTCCCAAAACCGGCTATCTTATACCACATTCTCAACTTTTCTGCTCTCTGTGAACTTCCAAAATTGCTTGTTTTCCACTCTTTAAATCTAAACATGGTCAATAATGATTCTTTCAATTCATGAAGACAAGCTATAGTCAAATAAACCGTGACAATTCTAGTGACACCTAGCCTAAACAAGTCTCTTCCTTTTATGAACTTCTTTAACATGGTAATTAACATTGTTCTTCCATAAATGTAGGTGATGATCTTTCTTTCCTTCAAGATAGTAATTTGATGGACCTctaaattcttttttaaaatcatCAAAGATCAAATCAATGCAATGGGTAACACACAGGGTGCAATACAATTTTACATGAAGAATTCATATTGTATACCTTTTGGTTATAACATATTTGTTGGTTTGTGATGGACttttttttacttcttttaCTTTAAGTCTATGGTGATCTTCTTTTCTCATctcttaatattttaagaaattgaaATTACCTTCCCAGTAAGTTTAAATTGAAGCTTCTAAAATTGAGTCTGTTGTCATGACTTGGGTCTGATATAGGATAATAGGAATGGGACATGGTCTTGATACCTCCTTGTTTTTGTGCTTATCTTGTGAATCTTTTGACATTATACTATAAATACAGTTTCttttttactaattattttgtaCAACACAGATTTTGTCAACCTATAATATGTGACTTGTATTTTTGTTAATACACATGGTATACTAAATTTTTCCTTTGGATCCTCTCTAGCAGGCAGAGAAGcaaaagaaaattcaagagTTGACTGCTGAGTTAGAAGTCGCAAATCAACAATGCGAAGTTTATAGAGCAAACTTGCTAGCTGTGCTAAAGGATATGGAAGAACAAAAGTTAAAGCTATCAGTAAAGGTCCAAAATGCAAGACTTAGTTTGAAAGAATGACTACCGTGATTCGGAAGGCTTTAAGGTATATGCCTGTGTAATGAAGATCTCAGGAAGACATTAAGCATCATAGAATATTTGAAGAAGGAAGAACAAGAGGAGATTACTCAAGAGAGAGAACAAGAGATGGAGCTTAAAGGAGGGAGATAAGAAGcacaataaatttataaaacttggaattatttttagaaaatgtgATGAACAATATTTTAGACATTTCCAGAAGGTTCTAAGATATTCTAAGGAAGAATGAAGTGAAAAGATGCATGAAGTCACGTAGTCACCTCATTAATGAGTTATGTAAGTTTATGAATTTAATCACTTCATTAATGATGAGGTGGTAAATTCCTATGTACATCACCGCAGGATTTTGGCCATAAAAGGGTCTTCTCATTCATATTCTACACACTTGAAAGGAGAATTAGAATGTTGTGAGAATTTTAGACtttaggtttaggtttaggtttttaTCTTGGAGAGTGAGTTCAAATGgcaaataatatttgtatttattctTGCCTCAGCCAAGGTGAGGTGTTCTAACATCACTCCTTTTTTTGTTCATTCTTTTTCAGTTTACATTTCGCTCTTGTATTGTTGTGTGTGGCCGAGAGTTGCACAGAGTGCCATGGATGTTATATCAACTTTAAATTCGCTAAGTTGATAGATTCTTAATTTCTAGAGGACTCCATCACTATCTGTACATTTTGATTCCTTTTAGGGTACCAGAATAACCTTTGCGTAGTTTATTACTGTCCAAGTTTGAATGTAACAATTGTGCAGCTCATGGCATGAAGCCAAGTCCTGAATAGCCATATAAATGATAACTCAGATTCATTGAGAATCAATGCATAACACAGGTTGCCCATGATGATTCAACCCAGTGAAAAAGGCAAATGGCACCCTGTATCGGTTAGTCTTGTACGTTGTGTCCAATATAACAGCATCTCCAAAATAAGAGTAGTTTGTTATAGATGCTCCATCAGCCCAAAATAAGGATtttctgcctgcatgcgcttcAAGTAGTCCAATACATGACCCTCGCCACCAAGGGTACGCTGTCTAGTGATACTCATATGTGCTGCAAAGGAGCAAGCGGACATTGATCAGGattattccgggagaatttttcagaaattttgtgcaaaccaaggcccTCTAccgaaatttgtgaaatttcggcctaatttctgcaatttcattctgggtccgtattgcgctgaaaaaaattcacacaagcactttcatatgttttttgcacccagacaaggaggcacgtccataaacgaatcacaaaaagaagatacggggaagaaaagccaggacgttttgttttcggaaaaccggttttgttcactctggtctgggacttactacgccttactctttcgatattttggtctgaaatttttaccagacatttgtcactgtgtctattgagttttggctgaggtttgagacctagattcgtcccacaagattggcaataaattttttattcgtcactgtcagggctgagaggaaggttcgtttgtgtgtgaaactgtttgatttttttcgtgggtgaacactcatccgtttgacctgaaatttgtcgcgttttgtcccaaattcagtggagattcttaggtggaatttcaggaaaaaattattccgggagaatttttcagaaattttgtgcaaaccaaggctatcctctaccgaaacttgtgaaattccggcctaatttctgcaatttcattctgggtccgtattgcgctgaaaaaaattcacacaagcactttcatatgttttttgcacccaggcaaggaggcacgtccataaacgaatcacaaaaagaagatacggggaagaaaagccaggacgttttgttttcggaaaaccggttttgttcactctggtctgggacttactacgccttattccttgggtattttggtctgaaatttttaccggacatttgtcactgtgtctattaagttttggctgaggtttgagccccagattcgtcccacaagattggctataaattttttattcgtcactgcgaGAGCTGAAAtaaaggttcgtttgtgtgtgaaactgtttgatttttttcgtgggtgaacactcatctgtttgacctgaaatttgtcgcgttttgtcccaaattcagtggagattcttgggtggaatttaaggaaaaaaatattccgggagaatttttcagaaattttgtgcaaaccaaggctatcctctaccgaaacttgtaaaatttcggcctaatttctgcaatttcattctgggtctgtattgcgctgaaaaaaattcacacaagcactttcgtatgtatTTTGCACCTAGGCAAGAAGGCACGTCCATAatcgaatcacaaaaagaagatacggggaagaaaagccagaacgttttgttttcggaaaaccggttttgttcactttcGGTCTGGGTTTTACTATGCCTTaatccttgggtattttggtctgaaattttaccagacattcgtaactgtgtctattgagttttggctgaggtttgagccccagattcgtcccacaagattggctataaattttttattcgtcactgcgagggctgaaaggaaggttcgtttgtgtgtgaaactgtttgatttttatcGTGGGTGAacactcatccgtttgacctgaaatttgtcgcgttttgtcccaaattcagtggagattcttgggtggaattttaGCTAACCTCACCCATGATAACCTCACCCACGATATCCTCACCCACGATAACCTCACCCACGACAAACTCACCCACGATAACCTCACCCACGATAACCTCACCCAAGATAACCTCACCCACGATATCCTCACCCACGATATCCTCACCCACGCTAACCTCACCCATGCTAAACTCACCCACGATAACCTCACCCACGCGAATATCACCAACGATAACCTCACCCACGATAAACTCACCCACGATAACGTCACCTACGATAAACTCACCCACGATAACCTCACCCACGATAAAGTCACCCACGATAACGTCACCCACGATAAAGTCACCCACGATAAACTCACCCACGATAAAGTCACTGcgagggctgaaaggaaggttcgtttgtgtgtgaaactgtttgatttttttcgtgggtgaacactcatccgtttgacctgaaatttgtcgcgttttgtcccaaattcagtggagattcttgggtggaattttaggaaaaaactattatgagagaatttttcagaaattttgtgcaaaccaaggttatcttctaccgaaacttgtgaaatttcggcctaatttctgcaatttcattctgggtccgtattgcgctgaaaaaaattcacacaagcacttttgTATGTattttgcacccaggcaagaaggcacatccataaacgaatcacaaaaagaagatacgggaaagaaaagccaggacgttttgttttcggaaaaccggttttgttcactctcagtctgggacttactacgccttaatCCTTAGGTATTTTGGTCTAAAATTTTTACCatacattcgtcactgtgtctattgagttttggctgaggtttgagcccaagattcgtcccacaggattggaaataaatattttattcgtcactgccagggctgaaaggaaggttcgtttgtgtgtgaaactgtttgatttttttcgtggatGAACagtcatccgtttgacctaaaatttgtcGCGTGTTgttccaaattcagtggagattcttgggtgaaatttcaggaaaaaactattccgggagaatatttcagaaattttgtgcaaaccaaggtgTGAACTTTcagcctaatttctgcaatttcattttgggtccgtattacgctgaaaaaaattcacacaagcactttcgtatgttggttgcacccaggcaaggaggcacgtccataaacgaatcacaaaaacaagatacggagaagaaaagccaggacgtcaTAAAGTCACCCACGATAAAGTCAGCCACGATAAACCAACCCACGATAAAGTCACCCACGATAAAGTCACCCACGATATAGTGACCCACGATAAAGTCACCCACGATAAAGTCACCCGTGTTAAAGACACCTACGATAAAGTCACCCACGATAAAGTGAACCACGATAAACTAACCCACGATAAAGTCACCCACCATAAAGTCACCGACCATAAAGTCACCCACGATAAAGTTACCCAAGATAAAGTCACCCACCATAAAGTCAGCCACGATAAAGTCACCCACCATAAAGTCACCCACGATAAACTCACCCACGATAAAGTCACCCACGATAAAGTCACCCACGATAACCTCACCCACGATAACCTCACCCACGATAACCTCACCCACGATAAACTCACCCACGATAAAGTCACTGAAGAAAAAGTCACCGACGATAAAGTCACTCACGATAAAGTCACCCACGATAAAGTCACCCACGATAAAATCACCCACTATAAATTGAACCACGATAAAGTGACCCGCGATAAAGTCACCCACCATAAAATCACCCGCGATAAAGTCACCCACCATAAAGTCACCTACGATAAAGTCACCCCCGATAAAGTCACCCACGATAAAGTCACCCACGATAACCTCACCCACGATAACCTCACCCACGATAACCACACCCACGATAATCTCACCCACGATAAAGTGACCCACGATAACCTCACCCACGATAAACTCACCCACGATAAAATCACCCACGATAACCTCACCCAAAATAACCTCACCCACGATAACCTCACCCACGATAAAATCATCCACGAAAAACTCACCCACCATAACCTCACCCACGCTAAAGTCACCCACGATAAAGTCACCCACTATAAAGTCTCTCAGGATAAGTCACCCATGATAAAGTCACCCACCATAAACTCAACCACGATAACCTCACCCACGATAACCTCACCCACGATAAAGTCAGCCACGATAAAGTCAGCCACGATAAAGTCAACCACGATAAAGTCTCTCACGATAAAGTCACCGACATAAAGTGACACCCCGATAAAGTCACCCACGATAAAGTCACCCACGATAAACTCACCCACGATAAACTTAACCACGATAACCTCACCCACGTCACCTCACCCACAATAAAGTCACCAACGATAAAGTTCCCCACCATAATCTCAGCCACCATAATATCACCCACGATAAAGTAACCCACGATAACCTCACCCACGATAAGATCATCCACGAAAAACTCACCCACCATAACCTCAACCACGCTAAAGTCACCCACGATAAAGTCACCCACGATAAAGTCTCTCAGGATAAGTCACCCATGATAAAGTCACCCACCATAAACTCAACCACGATAACCTCACCCACGATAAATCACCACGATAAAGTCAGCCACGATAAAGTCAGCCACGATAAAGTCAACCACGATAAAGTCTCTCACGATAAAGTCACCGACGATAAAGTGACACCCCGATAAAGTCACCCACGATAAAGTCACCCACGATAAAATCACCCACGATAAACTCACCAACGATAAACTCAACCACGATAACCTCACCCACGGTCACCTCACCCTCAATAAAGTCACCAACGATAAAGTTCCCCACCATAATCTCAGCCACCATAATGTCACCCACGATAAAGTGACCCACGATAAAGTGACCCACGATAACCTCACCCACGATAATCTCACCCACGATAAGGTTACCCATGATAAACTCACCCACGATTCACTCACCCACAATAAACTCACCCACGATAACGTCACCCACGATAAAGTCACCCACGATAAAGTCACCCACGATAAAATCACCCACTATAAAGTCAACCACGAAAAAGTCACCCGCGATAAAGTTACCCACAATAAAGTCACCCATGATAAAGTCACCCATGATAAAGTACCCACGATAAAGTCACCCATGATAAAGTCACCCACTATAAATCAACCCATGATAACGTCACTCACCACGATAATCTCACCCACGATAACATAATCCACGATACACTCACCCACGATAAACTCAGCCACGATAAACTCAGCCACGATTACCTCACCCACGATAACGTCACCCACGATAAACTCATCCACGATAAACTCACCCACGATAACCTCACCCACGATAACCTCACCCACGATAACATCACCCACGCTAACCTCACCCACGATAACCTCACCCACGATATCCTCACCCACGATAACCTCACCCACGATAAACTCACCCACGATAATCTCACCTACGATATCCTCACCCATGATATCCTCAACCACGATAACCTCACCCATTCTAACGTCACCCACGATATCCTCACCCACGATATCCTCACCCACGATAAACTCACCCACGATAAACTCACCCACGATAACATCACCCACGATAAACTCACCCACGATAAACCCACCCACGATAACCTCACCCACGATAAACTCACCCACGATAACCTCACCCACGATAAACTCACCCAAGATAACCTCACCCACGATATCCTCACCCACGATATCCTCACCCACGATATACTCACCCACGATATCCTCACCCACGATAACCTCACCCACGATAACATCACCCACTCTAATCTCACCCACGATAACCTCACCCACGATATCCTCACCCAGGATAACCACACCCACGATAACCTCACCCACGATAAACTCACCCACGATATCCTCACCCACGATAACCTCACCCACGAAAACTCACCCACGATATTCTCACCCACGATAATCTCACCCACGATATCCTCACCCACGATAACCTCACCCATGATAACCTCACCCAAGATAACCTCACCCACGATAACCTCACCCACGATAACGTCACTCACGCTAACCTCACCCACGTCACTCCCGCTAACCTCACCCACGATAAACTCACCCACGATAAACATACCCACGATACCCTCACCCACGATAAAATCACCCACTCTAACGTCACCCACGATAAAGTCACCCACGATAACCTCACCCACGATAACTCACCCACGATAACCTCACCCACGATAACCTCACCCATGTAACCTCACCCACTCTAACCTCACCCACTCTAACCTCACCACGATAAACTCACCCACGATAACCTCACCCACGATAAACTCACCCACGATAACCTCACCCACGATACCTCACCCACGATAATCTCACCACGATACCTCACCCACTGAATCCTCACCCACGATATCCTCACCCACTCTAACGTCACCCACGATAAACTCACCCACGATAACATCACCCACGATAAACCACCCACGATAACCTCACCCACGATAAACTCACCCACGATAACCTCACCTACGATAACCTCACCCACGATAACCTCACCCACGATATCCTCACCCACGATAACTCACCCACGATATCCTCACCCACGATAACCTCACCCACGATAACATCACCAACTCTAATCTCACCCACGATAACCTCACCCACGACAAACTCACCCACGATAACCTCACCCACGATAACCTCACCCAAGATAACCTCACCCACGATATCCTCACCCACGATATCCTCACCCACGCTAACCTCACCCACGCTAAACTCACCCACGATAACCTCACCCACCGAATATCACCCACGATAACCTCACCCACGATAAACTCACCCACGATAACGTCACCTACGATAAAGTCACCCACGATAACCTCACCCACGATAAAGTCACCCACGATAACGTCACCCACGATAAAGTCACCCACGATAAACTCACCCACGATAAAGTCACTGcgagggctgaaaggaaggttcgtttgtgtgtgaaactgtttgatttttttcgtgggtgaacactcatccgtttgacc comes from the Phaseolus vulgaris cultivar G19833 chromosome 8, P. vulgaris v2.0, whole genome shotgun sequence genome and includes:
- the LOC137827023 gene encoding protein FAR1-RELATED SEQUENCE 9 isoform X2: MSITRQRTLGGGGHVLDYLKRMQAENPSFFYAVQDDNDLSCGNIFWADAASRTNYSYFGDAVILDTTYKTNRYRVPFASFTGLNHHGQPVLFGCALILNESELSFIWLFRTWLHAMSGRHPASITTDFDPSIHVIVAQVLPSTRHRFSKWSIFRETRGKLAHLCQSHPAFETEFKKCIHESETTDEFDSYWHSLLERFCVMDNEWLQSMYNARQHWVPVYLRDSFFGEISSNEGNECLNFFFDGYVNSSTTLLGLVRQYEKAVSNWHERELKADYETTNSSPVLKTPSPMEKQAANLYTRKMFMKFQEELVETLANPATKIDDSGTITTYRVAKFGENQKSHVVTFNSFETKASCSCLMFEYSGIICRHILTVFRAKNVLTLPPQYLLKRWTRNAKTGTLLEEHASELPSSSRESVTVRYNNLRQEAVKYVEEGAKSIQIYHVAMRALQEAANKVCTVKNQITGTAEGATVTNGSRGDLLAADEDVASYQSVAEKQKKIQELTAELEVANQQCEVYRANLLAVLKDMEEQKLKLSVKVQNARLSLKE
- the LOC137827023 gene encoding protein FAR1-RELATED SEQUENCE 9 isoform X1; the encoded protein is MSITRQRTLGGGGHVLDYLKRMQAENPSFFYAVQDDNDLSCGNIFWADAASRTNYSYFGDAVILDTTYKTNRYRVPFASFTGLNHHGQPVLFGCALILNESELSFIWLFRTWLHAMSGRHPASITTDFDPSIHVIVAQVLPSTRHRFSKWSIFRETRGKLAHLCQSHPAFETEFKKCIHESETTDEFDSYWHSLLERFCVMDNEWLQSMYNARQHWVPVYLRDSFFGEISSNEGNECLNFFFDGYVNSSTTLLGLVRQYEKAVSNWHERELKADYETTNSSPVLKTPSPMEKQAANLYTRKMFMKFQEELVETLANPATKIDDSGTITTYRVAKFGENQKSHVVTFNSFETKASCSCLMFEYSGIICRHILTVFRAKNVLTLPPQYLLKRWTRNAKTGTLLEEHASELPSSSRESVTVRYNNLRQEAVKYVEEGAKSIQIYHVAMRALQEAANKVCTVKNQITGTAEGATVTNGSRGDLLAADEDVASYQSVQAEKQKKIQELTAELEVANQQCEVYRANLLAVLKDMEEQKLKLSVKVQNARLSLKE
- the LOC137825462 gene encoding uncharacterized protein, producing MGNLIVGEIIVGEVIVGHFIVGHFIVGDIMVAEIMVGNFIVGDFIEGEVTVGEVIVVEFIVVGDFIVGDFSVGEVMVGEFFVDDFIVGEVIVGEVILGEVIVGDFIVGEFIVGEVIVGHFIVGEIIVGVVIVGEVIVGEVIVGDFIVGDFIGGDFIVGDFMVGDFIAGDFMVGDFIAGHFIVVQFIVGDFIVGDFIVGDFIVSDFIVGDFFFSDFIVGEFIVGEVIVGEVIVGEVIVGDFIVGDFIVGEFIVGDFMVGDFIVADFMVGDFILGVFNTGDFIVGDFIVGHYIVGDFIVGDFIVGDVIVGEFIVGEVIVGDIRVGEVIVGEFSMGEVSVGEDIVGEDIVGEVILGEVIVGEVIVGEFVVGEVIVGEDIVGEVIMGEDLASCHELHNCYIQTWTVINYAKVILAYTLKPSESR
- the LOC137825463 gene encoding uncharacterized protein, whose amino-acid sequence is MFIVGEFIVGEVSGSDVGEVSVSDVIVGEVIVGEVILGEVIMGEVIVGEDIVGEIIVGENIVGEFSWVRVGDVIVGEVIVGEDIVGEYIVGEDIVGEDIVGEVILGEFIVGEVIVGEFIVGEVIVGGFIVGEFIVGDVIVGEFIVGEFIVGEDIVGEDIVGDVRMGEVIVVEDIMGEDIVGEIIVGEFIVGEVIVGEDIVGEVIVGEVSVGDVIVGEVIVGEVIVGEFIVDEFIVGDVIVGEVIVAEFIVAEFIVGECIVDYVIVGEIIVVSDVIMG